A region from the Oceanidesulfovibrio marinus genome encodes:
- a CDS encoding DUF1499 domain-containing protein translates to MRGARLLIGVGFAAAAVLLAVAPVYAASLDPCPQSPNCVSSVEPPDRENYIAPLAFQGPPDVAWKVLQETLPTIEGFYEIRWAGVEMLHAVFKTSFFGFKDDVQFLVDAKRSVIQVRSESRIGWFDFGVNRDRLERIRRALPPPFVHVP, encoded by the coding sequence ATGCGAGGCGCGCGGCTGCTTATCGGCGTGGGGTTCGCGGCTGCGGCCGTGCTCCTGGCCGTTGCGCCGGTCTACGCCGCATCGTTGGACCCCTGCCCGCAGAGCCCCAACTGCGTCTCCAGCGTGGAGCCGCCGGACCGGGAGAATTACATCGCGCCGCTGGCCTTTCAGGGGCCGCCGGACGTAGCCTGGAAAGTGCTCCAGGAGACCCTGCCCACCATCGAAGGGTTCTACGAAATCCGCTGGGCCGGAGTGGAGATGCTCCACGCCGTGTTCAAGACTTCCTTCTTCGGCTTCAAGGACGACGTTCAGTTTCTGGTGGACGCGAAGCGCTCCGTGATTCAGGTCCGTTCGGAGTCACGCATCGGTTGGTTCGATTTCGGCGTGAACAGGGACCGGCTGGAGCGGATCAGACGCGCTCTGCCTCCGCCATTTGTCCACGTGCCGTAG
- a CDS encoding B12-binding domain-containing radical SAM protein, producing the protein MDHKGFIIRPPSEADSILLQVTLGCSHNKCAFCGAYQGKPFRVKDQNQIMADIDWAAAHLPRHRRLFLMDGDATVLPMRRLEPILTAIRDRLPQVRRIASYASARSLATKTDTELTQLKALGLDIIYMGLESGDNALLQRMNKGVSVAEQLTQASRAKAAGLKLNVTVLLGLAGPEGSTRHAEATGAALSTLDPEQAAALSLMLVPGTPLHDDWQADRFTQCTAHELLAELRTLVAHTNLSRGLFLCNHGSNHLPFRARFPKEKDAVLQSIDAALAGETELKPEWQRRL; encoded by the coding sequence ATGGACCACAAAGGCTTTATTATCCGGCCGCCCAGCGAGGCGGACTCCATACTTCTGCAAGTCACCCTGGGCTGCTCCCACAACAAATGCGCCTTTTGCGGCGCCTATCAGGGCAAGCCCTTTCGGGTGAAGGACCAGAACCAGATCATGGCGGACATCGACTGGGCCGCCGCACACCTGCCGCGACACCGCCGGCTCTTCCTCATGGACGGCGACGCCACGGTGCTGCCCATGCGCCGGCTGGAGCCGATCCTCACAGCCATCCGCGACAGACTGCCACAGGTGCGCCGCATCGCATCATACGCGAGTGCGCGCTCTCTTGCCACCAAAACCGACACCGAACTGACACAACTCAAGGCGCTCGGTCTCGACATCATCTATATGGGGTTGGAATCAGGAGATAATGCTCTGCTGCAACGGATGAACAAAGGCGTGAGCGTGGCCGAGCAGCTCACCCAGGCCAGTCGGGCCAAGGCTGCCGGGCTCAAGCTCAACGTCACCGTCCTCTTGGGGCTGGCCGGACCGGAAGGCTCCACACGCCACGCCGAGGCCACGGGCGCAGCGCTCTCCACACTGGACCCGGAGCAGGCCGCGGCCCTTTCCCTGATGCTCGTGCCGGGCACGCCCCTGCACGACGACTGGCAGGCCGACCGCTTCACCCAGTGCACCGCCCACGAACTCCTGGCCGAGCTGCGCACCCTCGTCGCACACACAAACCTCTCGCGCGGGCTCTTCCTGTGCAACCACGGCTCCAACCACCTGCCCTTCCGCGCCCGCTTCCCCAAAGAAAAAGACGCAGTCCTTCAGTCTATTGATGCGGCGCTGGCCGGAGAGACAGAGCTGAAACCGGAGTGGCAGCGGCGGTTGTAG
- a CDS encoding phosphoribosylaminoimidazolesuccinocarboxamide synthase, with product MDVVTRTEIAEYPLISRGKVRDIYAIDDDRLLVVTTDRMSAFDVVMNEPIPHKGVVLNKITIFWMRRFEDIVPNHLLETEVASFPEPLHKYASQLEGRAVIVKRAQPLPIECIVRGHITGSGWKDYQKTGAVCGIPLPAGLLESAKLETPLFTPSTKADLGQHDENISLDKAIELAGADRAEQAQSIALALFSRGREHAESKGLIIADTKFEFGMVGDTLTLIDEVLTPDSSRFWPMDGYTPGQSQPSFDKQYLRDYLSTLDWNKEAPAPPLPDAIVEQTRAKYIEAYERLTGETLGL from the coding sequence ATGGATGTCGTAACCCGGACGGAAATCGCCGAGTACCCCCTCATATCCCGCGGCAAAGTCCGCGATATCTACGCCATCGACGATGACCGCCTCCTCGTGGTTACCACGGACCGCATGTCCGCCTTCGACGTGGTGATGAACGAGCCCATCCCCCACAAGGGTGTGGTGCTCAACAAGATCACCATCTTCTGGATGCGCCGCTTCGAGGATATCGTGCCCAACCACCTGCTGGAAACCGAGGTGGCGAGCTTCCCGGAACCGCTGCACAAGTACGCGAGCCAGCTCGAAGGCCGCGCCGTCATCGTCAAGCGCGCCCAGCCCCTGCCCATCGAATGCATCGTGCGTGGCCATATCACCGGCTCCGGCTGGAAGGATTACCAGAAGACCGGCGCTGTCTGCGGCATCCCGCTGCCCGCTGGGCTGCTTGAGTCCGCCAAGCTGGAAACCCCGCTGTTCACGCCGTCCACCAAGGCCGACCTCGGCCAGCACGACGAGAACATCTCCCTGGACAAGGCCATCGAGCTGGCCGGCGCCGACCGCGCCGAGCAGGCCCAGTCCATCGCCCTGGCTCTGTTCAGCCGCGGCCGCGAGCACGCCGAGTCCAAAGGCCTCATCATCGCCGACACCAAGTTCGAGTTCGGCATGGTCGGCGATACCCTCACCCTCATCGACGAGGTCCTCACTCCGGACTCCTCCCGCTTCTGGCCCATGGACGGCTATACGCCCGGCCAGTCCCAGCCCAGCTTCGACAAACAGTACCTGCGCGACTACCTCTCCACCCTGGACTGGAACAAGGAAGCCCCGGCGCCGCCGCTCCCGGATGCCATTGTGGAACAGACCCGCGCCAAGTATATCGAGGCCTATGAACGCCTGACCGGCGAGACGCTGGGATTATAG
- a CDS encoding glycosyltransferase family 4 protein, translating into MRKAPGWGFMCQPGGHSCHNGSVPLLGGAAIYCAVLLSFLLFFLVFSEWPPGFMHPDYKALFSLLIGTTWIAALGTLDDRRHMDWHSKLLGELVGIAILLIGGHTIQNATLPFVGVVHFGWFGQIFFALSVLTITNAVNLIDGLDGLAGGICFFAALVSGIIGLLKGDIFMAVIGFGVSGGLLAFLRYNFPPASVFMGDGGSLMLGFLLSTLATSSAATSPGQRSGMMTMILVPFMPFGIALLDVSFAIIRRSISGRRIFQPDTDHIHHRLMEALGRPRRVVALLYLFSALLSALTLAMVLGPRHELYRIYIILIGILALGLVILLLRLYTRESLPRILGNRAHMKYLASFSDFMCRRLQRVSTEYEALTLLQRGVCDLDFDTVRVEKYGSIYLEWTREQPLHPDAPRSEREWSLGNGVIVRWTMPKHESESYQNYLLLTWNQLLKSLSRRLPKLRGGC; encoded by the coding sequence ATGCGCAAGGCTCCGGGCTGGGGATTCATGTGCCAGCCGGGCGGACACAGTTGCCACAACGGCTCTGTCCCATTGCTCGGAGGCGCAGCTATATACTGCGCAGTCCTGCTCTCTTTTCTGCTGTTCTTCCTCGTGTTCAGTGAATGGCCGCCCGGATTCATGCATCCGGACTACAAGGCATTGTTCTCTCTGCTTATCGGGACGACATGGATTGCCGCTCTGGGAACCCTGGACGACAGACGCCACATGGACTGGCACTCCAAACTGCTGGGAGAGCTGGTCGGCATCGCCATTCTGTTGATCGGCGGCCACACCATCCAGAACGCCACCCTGCCTTTTGTCGGCGTCGTACACTTTGGCTGGTTCGGGCAAATTTTCTTCGCCCTGTCCGTGCTGACCATTACCAACGCCGTCAACCTCATCGACGGCCTCGACGGTCTTGCCGGAGGCATCTGCTTCTTCGCCGCTCTGGTCAGCGGCATTATCGGCCTGCTCAAGGGGGACATCTTCATGGCCGTCATTGGCTTCGGCGTCTCCGGAGGACTGCTGGCCTTTCTGCGGTACAACTTCCCGCCGGCATCAGTCTTCATGGGAGATGGCGGCAGCCTGATGCTCGGCTTCCTGCTGAGCACACTCGCCACCAGCTCGGCAGCCACCAGCCCTGGCCAGCGCTCCGGCATGATGACGATGATTCTGGTGCCTTTCATGCCCTTCGGCATAGCACTGCTCGATGTCTCCTTCGCCATCATCCGCCGCAGTATCAGCGGCAGGCGCATCTTCCAGCCGGACACAGACCATATCCATCACCGACTCATGGAAGCACTGGGCAGACCACGGCGTGTTGTCGCCTTGCTCTACCTTTTCAGCGCCCTGCTCTCCGCCCTCACCCTGGCCATGGTGCTTGGCCCCCGGCATGAGCTATATAGAATATACATAATCCTGATCGGTATCCTGGCCCTCGGGCTCGTTATTCTGCTGCTCAGGCTGTACACGCGCGAAAGCTTGCCGCGGATTCTGGGCAACCGCGCGCACATGAAATACCTGGCAAGCTTCTCGGACTTCATGTGCCGGCGGCTGCAACGGGTATCAACCGAGTATGAGGCGCTGACTCTTTTGCAACGAGGGGTATGCGACCTGGACTTCGACACGGTCCGCGTGGAGAAATACGGCAGCATCTACCTGGAATGGACCAGAGAGCAACCGCTGCACCCGGATGCCCCGCGCAGCGAACGGGAGTGGTCTCTGGGCAACGGAGTCATCGTTCGCTGGACAATGCCCAAGCACGAGAGCGAATCGTACCAGAACTATCTGCTGCTTACGTGGAACCAGCTGCTCAAATCACTGTCGCGGCGACTGCCAAAATTGCGCGGAGGCTGCTGA
- a CDS encoding outer membrane homotrimeric porin: MKKIIALALVAAFIFSGALSASATEIKAKGEFQFTFGYTANPDLYDNGWDQQSEDGFYASQRTRVQVDFVASEMLRGVLYFEIGTIQWGRSTGPGGGDGGALGADGVNVATKRAYIDFMVPDTDLMFRVGIQGLALPQYIATNPILDDDVAGVAAVLPINDMFGVTAFWARLYDQDANGVLRKNSPEADEMDAWGLILGITGDGWELSPYAMFASVGRNVIAGDPAFSGRVAGSAPASILSPAALLGQQAYVANLTANYLGTGADYYYDGIIRDDSYYPAWWVGLGGQVDMFDPLVIMFDAAYGSVEASNSIADRAGWYASAEIDYKLDFATLGFMAFYGSGEDGNWSNGSEQLPVVSSGGWGITTFGFDGSTLDNAGNAFSDDPAGKWGLEFLVKDLTFIEDLTSQIRVLFMKGTNDPASRYVVGFPQLTNAIFGYKGNAAAAANLTAMYAAVGYPWAFQGNMNFPGAGVPNIQLTTEDTYWEVNFDHQYMIYENLAAILELGMFDVDYGNDTWVHNDTSTAWKAVFGLKYKF, from the coding sequence GTGAAAAAAATCATTGCTCTGGCCCTCGTGGCCGCCTTCATCTTCTCTGGTGCTCTGTCTGCGAGCGCTACCGAGATCAAGGCAAAGGGTGAATTCCAGTTCACCTTCGGCTACACGGCCAACCCCGACCTGTACGACAACGGTTGGGACCAGCAGTCTGAGGACGGCTTCTACGCCTCTCAGCGTACCCGTGTCCAGGTTGACTTCGTGGCCAGCGAAATGCTCCGCGGCGTCCTGTACTTCGAAATCGGCACCATCCAGTGGGGCCGTTCCACCGGCCCTGGCGGCGGTGACGGCGGCGCCCTGGGCGCTGACGGCGTCAACGTTGCCACCAAGCGCGCCTACATCGACTTCATGGTTCCCGACACCGACCTCATGTTCCGTGTTGGTATCCAGGGTCTGGCGCTGCCCCAGTACATCGCGACCAACCCCATCCTCGACGACGACGTCGCCGGTGTTGCCGCTGTGCTGCCCATCAACGACATGTTCGGCGTGACCGCTTTCTGGGCCCGCCTGTACGACCAGGATGCCAACGGCGTTCTGCGCAAGAACTCCCCCGAGGCCGACGAGATGGACGCCTGGGGTCTGATCCTCGGCATCACCGGCGACGGCTGGGAACTGTCTCCCTACGCCATGTTCGCTTCCGTTGGTCGTAACGTTATCGCTGGCGACCCCGCTTTCAGCGGCCGCGTTGCTGGTAGCGCTCCTGCCAGCATCCTGTCCCCGGCTGCCCTGCTTGGCCAACAGGCTTATGTTGCCAACCTGACCGCCAACTACCTGGGCACCGGTGCCGACTACTACTATGACGGCATCATCCGCGACGATTCCTACTACCCCGCGTGGTGGGTTGGCCTTGGCGGCCAGGTCGACATGTTCGATCCGCTGGTGATCATGTTCGACGCCGCGTACGGTTCCGTCGAAGCCAGCAACTCCATTGCTGACCGCGCTGGTTGGTACGCTTCTGCCGAGATCGATTACAAGCTCGACTTCGCCACCCTGGGCTTCATGGCCTTCTACGGCTCCGGTGAAGACGGCAACTGGAGCAACGGCTCCGAGCAGCTGCCTGTCGTTTCCTCCGGCGGTTGGGGCATCACCACCTTCGGTTTTGATGGTTCCACCCTGGACAACGCTGGTAACGCCTTCTCCGACGATCCCGCTGGTAAGTGGGGCCTGGAGTTCTTGGTTAAGGACCTCACCTTCATCGAGGACCTGACCTCTCAGATCCGCGTGCTGTTCATGAAGGGCACCAACGATCCGGCTTCCCGCTACGTCGTCGGTTTCCCGCAGCTGACCAACGCCATCTTTGGCTACAAGGGCAACGCTGCTGCTGCTGCTAACCTGACTGCTATGTACGCTGCCGTTGGTTACCCCTGGGCCTTCCAGGGCAACATGAACTTCCCCGGCGCTGGCGTTCCGAACATCCAGCTGACCACGGAAGACACCTACTGGGAAGTCAACTTCGACCACCAGTACATGATCTACGAGAACCTCGCAGCTATCCTCGAGCTGGGTATGTTCGACGTGGATTACGGCAACGACACCTGGGTTCACAACGACACCAGCACCGCCTGGAAGGCCGTTTTCGGACTCAAGTACAAGTTCTAG
- the uvrC gene encoding excinuclease ABC subunit UvrC, which translates to MALSIDTTSPDGIDLSRVPTAPGVYIYKDSRGRILYVGKAKRLRSRVASYFRAVAAHTPKTRAMLAQARSLDFLVTDTEKEALLLEASLIKKHRPRYNIVLRDDKSYVLFKLDKSNEYPRLYLTRRVEKDNAVYYGPFTSALSARDAWKAIHSVFPLRRCKESVFKNRVRPCLYYDMGQCLGPCARPVDPAEYAALVSKVEMLLGGRSGELVRSLEKEMTAASEALDFERAAELRDQIRAVLRTLEKQVAVLPGEQDMDVVNLAGVEEGLGLGLLFVRQGRLLDKKNFFFPGLSLEDGPEVLENFLTQFYAPGSFVPETLLLPWDPALLRGGDEERSAAIPLYNDAPEGEEPHQPGEPAPQEPPLTEQAADESPLLPEEHLVVPDEGALSADAQELLQPDATRNSVALADVLAERRGKHVRITGPRNATEKKLLAMARANAREDTLIERRPPLLPGLAKALRLPRPPERIEAVDVSHHRGQETRAGVVVYEDGKPHKDAYRVYAFSDEEGGGDDYAVLAAWTKRRIESGPPWPDLLLIDGGKGQLRAVERALEEAGQPGLWPLASIAKAKDADPDGRFTRRVNHALEDVIYLPGRKNPAPLAPGSQELLFLQQIRDAVHRYSIGRHRRSRRKKLLQSELLQIPGVGPKTARLLWDAFPSVQAMAEADLADLEAIPGLGAKRAKQIHEQLQGLV; encoded by the coding sequence ATGGCCCTCTCCATCGACACCACCTCACCCGACGGCATTGATCTTTCCCGCGTGCCCACGGCCCCAGGCGTCTATATCTACAAGGATTCCCGCGGGCGCATCCTCTACGTGGGCAAGGCCAAACGGCTGCGCTCCCGCGTGGCCTCCTACTTCCGCGCAGTCGCCGCGCACACGCCCAAGACGCGCGCCATGCTGGCCCAGGCGCGGTCCCTTGATTTCCTGGTCACCGATACGGAGAAGGAAGCCCTGCTCCTGGAGGCCAGCCTCATCAAGAAGCACCGGCCCCGCTACAACATCGTCCTGCGCGACGACAAATCCTACGTTCTCTTCAAGCTCGACAAGAGCAACGAGTACCCCCGGCTCTACCTCACCCGGCGCGTGGAAAAGGACAACGCCGTGTACTACGGTCCCTTCACTTCGGCCCTGTCCGCCCGCGACGCCTGGAAGGCCATCCACTCTGTCTTTCCCCTGCGCCGCTGTAAGGAGTCCGTGTTCAAGAACCGGGTGCGGCCGTGTCTGTACTACGACATGGGGCAGTGCCTGGGGCCCTGCGCCCGGCCTGTGGACCCGGCCGAGTACGCCGCTTTGGTGAGCAAGGTGGAGATGCTGCTGGGCGGCCGCTCCGGCGAGCTGGTCCGCTCCCTGGAAAAGGAAATGACCGCCGCGTCCGAGGCACTGGACTTCGAGCGCGCCGCCGAGCTGCGCGACCAGATACGCGCCGTGCTGCGCACTCTGGAGAAGCAGGTGGCCGTACTGCCCGGCGAGCAGGACATGGACGTGGTCAACCTGGCCGGCGTGGAGGAAGGGCTGGGCCTGGGCCTGCTCTTTGTGCGCCAGGGCAGGCTGCTGGACAAGAAGAACTTCTTTTTCCCCGGTCTCTCGCTGGAGGACGGCCCCGAGGTGCTGGAGAACTTCCTGACCCAGTTCTACGCGCCGGGCAGCTTCGTGCCCGAGACGCTGCTGCTGCCGTGGGACCCTGCCTTGCTGCGAGGCGGCGACGAGGAGCGGAGCGCGGCCATCCCTTTATATAATGATGCGCCGGAGGGCGAAGAACCGCACCAGCCCGGCGAGCCCGCTCCCCAGGAACCGCCGCTCACGGAGCAGGCTGCGGACGAAAGCCCCCTGCTTCCCGAAGAACACCTTGTAGTACCCGATGAAGGCGCCCTGTCCGCCGATGCACAGGAGTTGCTCCAGCCTGATGCCACGCGCAACAGCGTTGCCCTGGCCGATGTGCTGGCCGAGCGCCGGGGCAAGCACGTCCGCATCACCGGTCCGCGCAATGCCACGGAGAAAAAGCTCCTGGCCATGGCCCGCGCCAACGCCCGCGAGGACACCCTGATCGAGCGGCGCCCTCCCCTGCTGCCCGGCCTGGCAAAGGCCCTGCGCCTGCCCCGTCCGCCGGAACGCATTGAGGCCGTGGACGTCTCCCACCACCGCGGTCAGGAGACCCGCGCCGGCGTGGTGGTCTACGAGGACGGCAAGCCGCACAAGGACGCCTACCGCGTCTACGCCTTCAGTGACGAGGAAGGCGGCGGCGACGATTACGCCGTGCTCGCCGCCTGGACAAAACGGCGCATCGAGTCTGGTCCGCCATGGCCGGACCTCTTGCTCATAGACGGCGGCAAGGGGCAGCTCCGCGCCGTGGAGCGAGCCCTGGAAGAGGCTGGTCAGCCCGGCCTCTGGCCCCTGGCCTCCATCGCCAAGGCCAAGGACGCCGACCCGGACGGCCGGTTCACCCGCCGCGTGAACCACGCGCTGGAGGACGTCATCTATCTGCCGGGCCGCAAGAACCCGGCGCCGCTGGCCCCCGGCTCCCAGGAGCTCCTCTTCCTGCAGCAGATTCGCGATGCCGTGCACCGCTACTCCATTGGCCGGCACCGCCGCTCCCGCCGCAAAAAGCTGCTGCAGAGCGAGCTGCTGCAGATTCCCGGCGTGGGCCCCAAGACGGCCCGGCTGCTGTGGGACGCCTTCCCTTCGGTCCAGGCCATGGCCGAGGCCGACCTGGCCGACCTGGAGGCCATTCCCGGATTGGGAGCCAAGCGCGCAAAGCAAATCCACGAGCAGCTCCAGGGCCTGGTGTAG
- the hisD gene encoding histidinol dehydrogenase translates to MAINRWRYPQEISWNDIQDRLAGRMNPENVVEERVRAILQDVADRGDDAVADYTRRFDCDTFEPAMLRVPEDEIVHALDSTDPQFIRDMEIVRESAGRIRTFHQAQKERSWWTTSPDGTILGQIVNPVDRVGLYVPGGQGGETPLISSLLMNAVPAQVAGVGRIAVCSPPRKDGSLNPYILGAANILGITEVYRMGSAWAAAAFAYGTATIPSVDVIAGPGNIFLTTAKRLLIGQVGIDMIAGPSEISVVADGKAGKPAWVAADLLSQAEHDALASAVCITWNESFANELVSELDAQTEALPRSDIARQALEDWGAVVLVPDEATAVELVNKIAPEHLELMVEDPWSMLGKIRHAGAIFMGTHTPEPVGDYFAGPNHVLPTNGTARFSSALSVASFCKKSSVIAASPGYLDEHGAKVARFARLEGLEAHARSVESRFKK, encoded by the coding sequence ATGGCCATCAACCGCTGGCGATATCCGCAAGAGATATCCTGGAATGATATTCAAGACCGCCTCGCCGGCCGAATGAATCCCGAAAACGTCGTGGAGGAGCGCGTCCGCGCCATCCTTCAGGACGTTGCCGACCGCGGCGACGACGCCGTGGCTGACTATACCCGCCGCTTCGATTGCGATACCTTCGAGCCCGCCATGCTGCGCGTGCCCGAAGACGAGATCGTCCACGCTCTGGACAGCACCGATCCGCAGTTCATCAGGGATATGGAGATCGTACGCGAGTCCGCCGGGCGCATCCGCACCTTCCACCAGGCCCAGAAGGAACGCTCTTGGTGGACCACCAGCCCGGACGGCACCATCCTCGGCCAGATCGTCAACCCCGTGGACCGCGTGGGCCTGTACGTGCCGGGCGGCCAGGGCGGCGAGACCCCGCTCATTTCCAGCCTGCTCATGAACGCCGTGCCCGCACAGGTGGCTGGCGTGGGCCGCATCGCCGTGTGCAGCCCGCCGCGCAAGGACGGATCGCTCAACCCATACATTCTCGGCGCCGCTAATATCCTGGGCATTACCGAGGTCTACCGCATGGGCAGCGCCTGGGCCGCCGCGGCCTTTGCCTACGGCACGGCCACCATCCCCTCCGTGGACGTCATCGCCGGCCCCGGCAACATCTTTCTGACCACGGCCAAACGCTTGCTTATAGGGCAGGTGGGCATCGACATGATCGCCGGCCCCAGCGAGATCTCCGTGGTCGCCGACGGCAAAGCCGGCAAGCCCGCCTGGGTCGCCGCAGACTTGCTCTCCCAGGCAGAGCACGACGCCCTGGCCTCGGCCGTGTGCATTACCTGGAACGAATCTTTTGCCAACGAGCTGGTCAGCGAGCTGGACGCTCAGACCGAAGCCCTGCCGCGCTCGGACATCGCCCGCCAGGCCCTGGAAGACTGGGGCGCGGTGGTCCTGGTGCCGGACGAGGCCACGGCTGTGGAGCTCGTCAACAAGATTGCGCCCGAGCACCTGGAGCTGATGGTCGAGGACCCCTGGTCCATGCTCGGCAAGATCCGCCACGCCGGCGCCATCTTCATGGGCACGCACACCCCGGAGCCCGTGGGCGACTACTTTGCCGGCCCCAACCACGTGCTGCCCACCAACGGTACGGCGCGGTTCTCCTCGGCCCTGTCCGTGGCCAGTTTCTGCAAGAAATCCAGCGTCATCGCCGCATCGCCCGGCTACCTGGATGAGCACGGCGCAAAGGTCGCGCGCTTCGCCCGCCTCGAAGGTCTGGAAGCCCACGCCCGTAGCGTGGAAAGTCGTTTTAAAAAGTAA
- a CDS encoding glycosyltransferase family 39 protein — MLLYQLGARPFWQDEAETACLAKNVLKYSVPKVTDGVNIISQEEGREYGENMIWTWSPWLQIYVSAFGQWLGGSTTTAGRMPFAIVAVLVLVLTYLLIRHYFPEPEDRWLAILATLLLAVCIPYLLYMRQNRYYSLGTLFMLTSLPAFVSRKPNTIQGLVAGLSFGLMFHSNYLLLFSYGPAVFGAKFLLDRKLPPFRVLLAMAISGAVIILPGFAIYGIGKQGGMLDFTRIPSNTEEYFYHLTHFMLPLPLFAAYVWRFRKTISLRTPQLDDRKEWWAAFSFIVILINVAMLTLIPQRFFRYIVHLFPLVTFLFAWTIIRLWKWQRVAGVLLGFLLIFTNWLYIQPLDWLGMSNRRWHSDTTMLTYSNPPIRLFLTELMHGYPDVNANIIDFFQKNAKKGDTILITYGDLPLQFYTDFHVMGGLQKANPEFAHDPDWVLKRAISRTGRAGTLVSSDQVALFGLDLEHDYEKIVLDGADEEFGDRPDPYYHRFIPYGEPYQHLVVYKRKESAKEGS; from the coding sequence ATGCTTCTGTACCAATTGGGCGCGCGCCCGTTCTGGCAGGACGAGGCCGAGACGGCCTGCCTGGCCAAGAACGTGCTCAAGTACTCCGTTCCCAAGGTCACGGACGGCGTCAACATCATCTCCCAGGAAGAGGGCCGCGAATACGGCGAGAACATGATCTGGACATGGTCGCCGTGGCTGCAGATCTACGTCTCCGCCTTTGGACAGTGGCTGGGCGGCAGCACCACCACGGCCGGCCGTATGCCCTTCGCCATCGTGGCCGTGCTCGTCCTGGTGCTCACGTACCTGCTGATACGACACTACTTCCCGGAGCCAGAGGACCGATGGCTTGCCATACTCGCCACACTGTTACTGGCGGTGTGCATTCCATATCTCCTGTACATGCGGCAGAACCGCTACTACTCGCTGGGCACGCTGTTCATGCTCACCAGTCTGCCGGCCTTTGTCTCCCGAAAGCCGAACACAATCCAGGGCCTGGTGGCCGGCCTTTCGTTCGGCCTCATGTTCCACTCGAACTATCTCTTGCTGTTCAGCTACGGCCCTGCCGTATTCGGCGCCAAATTTCTGCTGGACCGCAAGCTGCCGCCGTTCCGGGTGCTCCTGGCCATGGCGATTTCCGGCGCCGTGATCATCCTCCCCGGCTTCGCCATCTACGGCATAGGCAAGCAGGGCGGCATGCTCGACTTCACGCGCATTCCATCCAACACCGAGGAGTACTTCTACCACCTCACCCACTTCATGCTGCCGTTGCCGCTGTTCGCGGCCTACGTGTGGCGCTTCCGCAAGACGATCTCTCTGCGCACCCCGCAGCTGGACGACCGCAAGGAGTGGTGGGCCGCGTTCAGCTTCATCGTCATTCTCATCAACGTGGCCATGCTCACGCTCATTCCGCAGCGCTTCTTCCGCTACATCGTGCACCTCTTCCCGCTGGTGACCTTCCTCTTCGCGTGGACAATCATCCGGCTCTGGAAGTGGCAGCGAGTGGCCGGCGTGCTGCTCGGTTTCCTGCTCATCTTCACCAACTGGCTCTACATTCAGCCGCTGGACTGGCTCGGCATGTCCAACCGGAGATGGCATTCCGACACCACAATGCTTACGTACAGCAACCCGCCCATCCGCCTGTTCCTGACGGAGCTGATGCACGGCTATCCGGACGTCAACGCCAACATCATCGATTTCTTCCAGAAAAACGCCAAGAAGGGCGACACTATTCTGATCACCTATGGCGATTTGCCTTTGCAGTTCTATACCGATTTCCACGTGATGGGCGGCCTGCAGAAGGCGAACCCGGAGTTCGCCCACGACCCGGACTGGGTGCTGAAACGCGCCATCTCCCGCACGGGCCGCGCCGGCACGTTGGTAAGCTCCGATCAGGTAGCACTCTTTGGCCTCGATCTGGAGCACGACTATGAGAAGATCGTGCTGGACGGCGCGGATGAGGAGTTCGGTGACAGGCCCGACCCCTATTACCATCGCTTCATCCCCTACGGAGAGCCGTACCAGCACCTTGTCGTGTACAAGCGCAAGGAATCCGCGAAGGAGGGAAGCTGA